From Pseudomonas putida, one genomic window encodes:
- a CDS encoding lipoate--protein ligase family protein produces MTDQPLALTVEQGLRAEQDLLAAVCRGEAESGVLFWRPTDHALVMPRRMSRLDNFEAACSELAIAGWPVLLRETGGEPVPQSHSTVNVALVYVAPRSEGDHGRIENAYERLCLPLCDVLREWGGVASVGEIDGAFCDGRYNVNLNGRKLVGTAQRWRQGLGGKRPVVLVHGALLLDNERESMVAAVNLFNECCELEQRCRVDSHIALHEVAPAVPWYERLSQAYREVLAALPKD; encoded by the coding sequence ATGACCGATCAACCCCTGGCCCTTACCGTCGAGCAGGGCCTGCGCGCCGAGCAAGATCTTTTGGCTGCAGTCTGTCGTGGCGAAGCCGAGAGTGGTGTGCTGTTCTGGCGCCCGACGGATCATGCGCTGGTCATGCCTCGGCGCATGAGCCGCCTGGACAACTTCGAGGCAGCCTGCTCGGAATTGGCGATCGCGGGCTGGCCAGTGCTGCTGCGTGAAACCGGCGGTGAACCGGTGCCTCAGTCGCATTCGACGGTGAATGTGGCGCTGGTGTACGTAGCTCCCCGCAGCGAAGGCGACCATGGCCGTATCGAGAACGCCTATGAACGGCTCTGCCTGCCGTTGTGCGACGTGCTGCGCGAGTGGGGTGGTGTGGCTTCGGTAGGCGAGATCGACGGGGCCTTCTGCGATGGCCGCTACAACGTCAACCTCAATGGCCGCAAGCTGGTGGGTACTGCCCAACGTTGGCGCCAGGGGCTGGGTGGAAAACGGCCCGTGGTGCTGGTGCATGGTGCGTTGTTGCTGGATAACGAGCGCGAGTCCATGGTCGCGGCGGTCAATCTGTTCAATGAATGTTGCGAGCTCGAGCAGCGCTGCCGGGTCGACAGCCATATAGCCCTGCACGAAGTGGCGCCCGCTGTGCCGTGGTACGAGCGCCTTTCGCAGGCGTACAGGGAAGTACTTGCAGCGTTACCCAAGGATTAA
- the trpC gene encoding indole-3-glycerol phosphate synthase TrpC, whose amino-acid sequence MSVPTVLERIIARKFQEVAERSARVSLAEMERLAKEADAPRGFANALIEQAKRKQPAVIAEIKKASPSKGVIRENFVPSEIAVSYEKGGATCLSVLTDVDYFQGADEYLQQARAAVSLPVIRKDFMVDPYQIIEARALGADCVLLIVSALDDVRMAELATTAKDVGLDVLVEVHDGDELERALNTLDTPLVGVNNRNLHTFDVSLETTLDLLPRIPRDRLAITESGILNRADVELMEINDVYSFLVGEAFMRAEQPGLELQRLFFPEQVKKTVQHLD is encoded by the coding sequence ATGAGTGTCCCGACGGTGCTGGAAAGGATCATTGCCCGCAAGTTCCAGGAAGTGGCAGAGCGCAGCGCGCGCGTCAGCCTCGCCGAAATGGAGCGCCTGGCCAAGGAGGCGGATGCCCCGCGCGGGTTTGCCAATGCCCTGATCGAGCAGGCCAAGCGCAAGCAGCCAGCGGTGATCGCCGAAATCAAGAAGGCCTCGCCGAGCAAGGGTGTGATCCGCGAGAACTTCGTCCCGTCGGAAATTGCCGTCAGCTACGAAAAGGGCGGGGCGACTTGCCTGTCGGTGCTGACCGACGTGGACTACTTCCAAGGGGCCGATGAGTACCTGCAGCAGGCTCGCGCCGCCGTTTCGCTGCCGGTGATCCGCAAGGATTTCATGGTCGACCCTTATCAGATCATCGAAGCACGCGCCTTGGGTGCAGACTGCGTACTGTTGATCGTGTCGGCGCTCGATGACGTCAGGATGGCCGAGCTGGCTACTACCGCCAAGGACGTCGGCCTCGATGTGCTGGTCGAAGTACACGACGGTGATGAGTTGGAGCGCGCGTTGAACACCCTTGATACCCCGCTGGTGGGTGTCAACAACCGCAATCTGCATACCTTTGACGTCAGCCTGGAAACCACTCTCGACCTGCTGCCACGCATCCCCCGCGATCGCCTGGCCATCACCGAGAGTGGCATCCTCAACCGTGCTGATGTCGAGCTCATGGAAATCAATGACGTTTATTCGTTCCTGGTGGGCGAGGCGTTCATGCGGGCCGAGCAGCCGGGGCTGGAATTGCAGCGGTTGTTCTTCCCTGAACAAGTGAAGAAGACTGTTCAGCATCTGGACTAA
- the trpD gene encoding anthranilate phosphoribosyltransferase: MDIKSALSRIVGHLDLSTEEMRDVMRQIMTGQCSEAQIGAFLMGMRMKSESIDEIVGAVSVMRELADKVELKSLDGVVDIVGTGGDGANIFNVSTASAFVLAAAGCTVAKHGNRAVSGKSGSADLLEAAGIYLNLTPTQVGRCIDSLGIGFMFAQSHHTAMKHAAGPRRDLGLRTLFNMLGPLTNPAGVKHQVVGVFSQALCRPLAEVLQRLGSKHVLVVHSKDGLDEFSLAAPTFVAELKNDQISEYWVEPEDLGMKSQSLHGLAVENPQASLELIRDALGRRKTENGQKAAEMIVLNAGAALYAADHAMSLKAGVDLAHDVLHTGLAWEKLQELGAFTAVFKVENEA, translated from the coding sequence ATGGATATCAAGAGCGCGTTGAGCCGTATTGTCGGCCACCTGGACCTCTCTACCGAAGAAATGCGCGATGTGATGCGCCAGATCATGACCGGCCAGTGCAGCGAGGCGCAGATCGGTGCCTTCCTGATGGGCATGCGCATGAAGAGCGAAAGCATCGACGAGATCGTTGGCGCGGTTTCGGTCATGCGTGAGCTGGCTGACAAGGTCGAGCTTAAAAGCCTTGATGGCGTGGTCGATATCGTCGGCACGGGCGGTGATGGCGCCAACATCTTCAACGTTTCCACCGCTTCCGCGTTCGTCCTGGCGGCGGCGGGTTGCACTGTGGCCAAACATGGTAACCGCGCGGTTTCCGGCAAGAGCGGCAGTGCGGACCTGCTGGAAGCTGCGGGCATCTACCTGAACCTCACGCCTACCCAAGTGGGGCGTTGCATTGACAGCCTCGGCATTGGCTTCATGTTCGCGCAGAGCCATCACACAGCCATGAAACATGCCGCAGGCCCGCGCCGCGACCTGGGCCTGCGTACCCTGTTCAACATGCTCGGCCCGCTTACGAATCCGGCTGGGGTGAAACACCAGGTGGTCGGCGTGTTCAGCCAGGCCTTGTGCCGCCCGCTGGCTGAAGTGCTGCAACGCCTGGGCAGCAAGCATGTGCTGGTCGTGCATTCCAAGGATGGCCTGGACGAGTTCAGCCTGGCCGCGCCTACCTTTGTCGCCGAACTGAAGAACGACCAGATCAGCGAGTACTGGGTCGAGCCTGAAGACCTTGGCATGAAGAGCCAGAGCCTGCATGGCCTGGCAGTCGAGAATCCACAGGCATCGCTGGAGTTGATCCGTGATGCACTGGGCCGGCGCAAGACCGAGAACGGCCAGAAGGCTGCCGAGATGATAGTGCTCAACGCGGGCGCTGCGTTGTACGCCGCTGACCACGCCATGAGCCTGAAGGCGGGTGTGGATCTGGCGCACGATGTGCTGCACACAGGGCTAGCGTGGGAAAAGCTGCAGGAGCTGGGTGCCTTTACAGCGGTATTCAAGGTGGAGAACGAAGCATGA
- a CDS encoding aminodeoxychorismate/anthranilate synthase component II, with amino-acid sequence MLLMIDNYDSFTYNVVQYLGELGAEVNVFRNDEITVAEIEALNPERIVVSPGPCTPSEAGVSIEAILHFAGKLPILGVCLGHQSIGQAFGGDVVRARQVMHGKTSPVYHRDLGVFAGLNNPLTVTRYHSLVVKRETLPECLEVTAWTAHDDGSVDEIMGLRHKTLNIEGVQFHPESILTEQGHELFANFLKQTGGRR; translated from the coding sequence ATGTTACTGATGATCGACAATTACGACTCATTCACTTACAACGTCGTGCAGTACCTTGGCGAGTTGGGTGCCGAGGTCAACGTCTTCCGCAACGACGAAATCACCGTTGCCGAGATCGAAGCCCTCAACCCTGAACGGATCGTGGTCTCCCCCGGCCCTTGCACGCCGAGCGAAGCCGGTGTGTCCATCGAGGCCATCCTGCATTTCGCCGGCAAGCTGCCGATCCTTGGGGTTTGCCTGGGCCACCAATCGATCGGCCAGGCGTTTGGCGGCGATGTCGTGCGTGCCCGCCAGGTGATGCACGGCAAGACCAGCCCGGTGTATCACCGCGACCTGGGCGTGTTCGCCGGCCTCAACAACCCGCTCACCGTGACCCGCTACCATTCCCTGGTGGTCAAGCGCGAGACCCTGCCAGAGTGCCTGGAGGTGACAGCCTGGACCGCACATGACGACGGTTCGGTCGACGAGATCATGGGCCTGCGCCACAAGACACTGAATATAGAAGGGGTGCAGTTCCACCCCGAGTCCATCCTGACCGAGCAGGGCCACGAGCTGTTCGCCAACTTCCTCAAGCAGACCGGCGGCCGCCGCTAA
- the estP gene encoding esterase EstP has translation MRKTPLLRFTLATLALACSQAFAAPSPYSTMIVFGDSLSDAGQFPDLTGGTAGMRFTNRDANGNFAPVSPMILGARLGVNADELNPSTSLGIRPDGNNWAVGGYTTQQILDSVTDTSQTIIPPGQDFAGLVLREKAGYLANGLRADPNALYYLTGGGNDFLQGLVSSPADAAAAGSRLAASAQALQQGGARYIMVWLLPDLGLTPNFSGTPQQGALSQLSSVFNQSLVSQLGQIDAEIIPLNIPVLLNEALASPTQFGLASGQNLVGTCYSGNSCVENPLYGINGTTPDPTKLLFNDSVHPTIAGQQLIADYGYSILSAPWELTLLPEMAHASLRAHQDELRNQWQTPWQAAGQWQAFVATGAQDLDFDSARSSANGDGRGYNLTLGGSYRLNDAWRLGLAGGIYRQKLEAGEQDSDYKLDSYLASAFAQFRQDRWWADAALSAGHLDYRDLKRTFALGVNDRSEKGDTDGEAWAVTGRLGYNLAADSSQWQLAPFISADYARVKVDGYDEKSGRSTALGFDDQERTSRRLGVGLLGSVQVLANTRLFAEVAQEHEFEDDQQDVTLHLTTLPANDFTLTGYTPQSDLTRASLGLTHELVAGVHLRGNYNWRKSDELTQQGISLGLSVDF, from the coding sequence ATGCGAAAAACACCCTTGCTACGTTTTACCCTGGCTACCTTGGCGCTCGCCTGCAGCCAAGCTTTCGCTGCGCCCTCGCCTTACTCGACAATGATCGTCTTCGGGGACAGCCTCAGCGACGCCGGGCAATTCCCTGACCTGACCGGCGGCACTGCCGGCATGCGCTTTACCAACCGTGATGCGAATGGCAACTTTGCACCTGTCTCGCCCATGATCCTCGGCGCCCGCCTGGGTGTGAATGCCGATGAGTTGAACCCGTCCACATCACTCGGGATACGCCCCGACGGCAACAACTGGGCCGTTGGTGGCTACACCACGCAGCAGATCCTGGATTCGGTCACCGACACTTCCCAGACAATCATTCCGCCTGGTCAAGACTTTGCCGGCCTGGTCCTACGCGAGAAGGCCGGTTACCTGGCCAATGGCTTGCGCGCCGACCCCAACGCCCTCTACTACCTGACCGGGGGCGGCAACGACTTCCTGCAGGGCCTGGTGAGCAGCCCTGCCGACGCGGCCGCCGCGGGGTCGCGCCTGGCCGCCAGCGCCCAGGCCCTGCAACAAGGCGGCGCCCGCTACATCATGGTCTGGCTGCTACCCGACCTCGGGCTAACGCCGAACTTCAGCGGCACGCCGCAGCAAGGCGCGCTGTCGCAACTTTCCAGCGTGTTCAACCAGTCACTGGTCAGCCAACTGGGCCAGATAGATGCCGAAATCATTCCACTGAACATTCCCGTACTGCTGAACGAAGCACTGGCCAGCCCGACGCAGTTCGGGCTGGCCAGCGGGCAGAACCTGGTCGGTACCTGCTACAGCGGCAACAGTTGTGTGGAAAACCCGCTGTACGGCATCAACGGCACCACCCCTGACCCCACCAAGCTCCTGTTCAACGACTCGGTGCACCCAACCATCGCAGGCCAGCAACTGATTGCCGACTACGGCTACTCGATCCTCTCCGCACCCTGGGAGCTGACACTGCTACCGGAAATGGCCCACGCCAGCCTGCGCGCGCATCAGGACGAACTGCGTAATCAATGGCAGACACCCTGGCAAGCGGCAGGCCAATGGCAGGCCTTTGTTGCCACGGGTGCGCAAGACCTGGACTTCGACAGCGCGCGCAGTTCTGCCAACGGGGACGGGCGCGGCTACAACCTCACGTTGGGCGGCAGCTATCGGCTCAACGACGCTTGGCGCTTGGGGCTTGCCGGCGGTATCTACCGCCAGAAACTGGAGGCAGGCGAACAAGACTCGGACTACAAGCTCGACAGCTACCTGGCCAGTGCCTTCGCCCAGTTTCGTCAGGACCGCTGGTGGGCGGACGCAGCGCTGAGCGCCGGGCACCTGGATTACCGGGACCTCAAGCGAACCTTCGCCTTGGGCGTGAATGACCGAAGCGAAAAAGGTGATACCGACGGCGAAGCCTGGGCTGTGACCGGCCGGCTGGGATACAACCTGGCAGCCGATAGCAGCCAATGGCAGTTGGCCCCTTTCATCAGCGCCGACTATGCACGGGTGAAGGTGGACGGTTATGACGAGAAGAGCGGACGCTCGACGGCCCTGGGCTTCGATGACCAGGAACGCACGTCACGTCGTTTGGGCGTTGGGTTGCTCGGCAGCGTGCAGGTACTGGCCAACACCAGGCTTTTTGCCGAGGTGGCGCAGGAGCATGAGTTCGAAGATGACCAGCAGGACGTGACCCTGCACCTGACCACACTGCCAGCCAATGACTTCACGCTGACCGGGTACACCCCGCAGAGCGACCTGACCCGCGCCAGCCTCGGGCTGACCCATGAGCTGGTGGCGGGGGTACACCTGCGCGGGAACTACAACTGGCGCAAGAGCGATGAGTTGACCCAGCAAGGAATAAGCCTGGGCCTCAGCGTCGACTTTTAA
- the trpE gene encoding anthranilate synthase component I produces the protein MTREEFLRLAAAGYNRIPLACETLADFDTPLSIYLKLADQANSYLLESVQGGEKWGRYSMIGLPSRTVMRVHGYHVSILHDGVQVESHDVEDPLAFVETFKDRYKVADIAGLPRFNGGLVGYFGYDCVRYVEKRLGACPNPDPLGVPDILLMVSDAVVVFDNLAGKMHAIVLVDPSEEQAFEQGQARLQGLLAKLREPITPRRGLDLSGPMAAEPAFRSSFTQEDYERAVDTVKEYILAGDCMQVVPSQRMSIDFKAAPIDLYRALRCFNPTPYMYFFNFGDFHVVGSSPEVLVRVEDNLVTVRPIAGTRPRGANEEADRALEDDLLSDDKEIAEHLMLIDLGRNDVGRVSSTGSVRLTEKMVIERYSNVMHIVSNVTGQLAEGLTAMDALRAILPAGTLSGAPKIRAMEIIDELEPVKRGVYGGAVGYFAWNGNMDTAIAIRTAVIKDGELHVQAGGGIVADSVPALEWEETINKRRAMFRAVALAEQCPAE, from the coding sequence ATGACCCGCGAAGAATTCCTGCGCCTGGCCGCTGCTGGCTACAACCGCATTCCCTTGGCCTGTGAAACCCTGGCCGACTTCGATACCCCGCTTTCCATCTACCTGAAGCTGGCAGACCAGGCCAACTCGTACCTGCTCGAGTCGGTGCAGGGTGGAGAGAAGTGGGGGCGGTATTCGATGATCGGCCTGCCGTCGCGCACGGTGATGCGTGTGCATGGCTATCACGTGAGCATCCTGCACGATGGCGTGCAGGTCGAAAGCCATGATGTCGAAGACCCGCTGGCATTCGTCGAAACGTTCAAGGACCGCTACAAGGTCGCTGACATTGCCGGCCTGCCGCGTTTCAACGGTGGCCTGGTCGGCTACTTCGGCTATGACTGCGTACGCTATGTGGAAAAGCGCCTGGGCGCTTGCCCCAATCCTGACCCGCTGGGCGTGCCGGACATCCTGCTGATGGTTTCGGATGCCGTGGTGGTGTTCGACAACCTGGCCGGCAAGATGCATGCGATCGTACTGGTCGACCCGTCCGAAGAGCAGGCTTTCGAGCAAGGCCAGGCGCGCCTGCAAGGCCTGCTGGCCAAGCTGCGTGAACCGATCACGCCGCGACGCGGCCTGGACCTGAGCGGCCCCATGGCGGCAGAGCCGGCGTTCCGCTCCTCTTTTACCCAGGAGGATTACGAGCGCGCTGTGGACACTGTGAAGGAGTACATCCTGGCCGGTGACTGCATGCAAGTGGTGCCGTCCCAGCGCATGTCGATCGACTTCAAGGCAGCGCCCATCGATTTGTACCGTGCGCTGCGCTGCTTCAACCCGACGCCGTACATGTACTTCTTCAACTTCGGGGACTTCCACGTGGTCGGCAGTTCGCCGGAAGTGCTGGTGCGGGTTGAAGACAACCTGGTCACCGTGCGACCGATTGCCGGTACTCGCCCACGGGGGGCCAACGAGGAGGCCGACCGAGCACTGGAAGATGACCTGCTGTCGGACGACAAGGAAATCGCCGAGCACCTGATGCTCATCGACCTTGGCCGCAACGATGTGGGCCGTGTGTCTTCCACCGGTAGCGTGCGCCTGACCGAAAAGATGGTGATCGAACGCTACTCCAACGTGATGCATATCGTGTCCAACGTCACCGGCCAGCTGGCCGAGGGGTTGACCGCCATGGATGCCCTGCGGGCGATTCTGCCGGCGGGTACATTGTCGGGTGCACCGAAGATTCGCGCGATGGAGATCATCGACGAACTGGAGCCGGTCAAACGGGGCGTCTACGGTGGTGCGGTGGGCTACTTTGCCTGGAACGGCAACATGGATACCGCCATTGCCATTCGTACGGCGGTGATCAAGGACGGCGAGCTGCATGTGCAGGCAGGTGGGGGCATCGTCGCCGACTCGGTGCCGGCGCTGGAGTGGGAAGAAACCATCAACAAGCGCCGGGCGATGTTCCGTGCAGTAGCATTGGCTGAGCAGTGTCCTGCCGAGTAA
- a CDS encoding phosphoglycolate phosphatase: MSGFEQLFPGTLPRLVMFDLDGTLIDSVPDLAAAVDRMLLELGRPAAGLDAVRHWVGNGAPVLVRRALAGGLDHATVDDELAERGLALFMEAYAESHDLTVVYPGVRETLRWLRKQGVEMALITNKPERFVAPLLDQMKIGRYFRWIIGGDTLPQKKPDPAALLFVMKMAGVEPGQALFVGDSRSDVLAAKAAGVQCVGLSYGYNHGRPIDEEAPSLVLGDLRLLLPGCVVTDTGITLADLQASQDREPSVVVTGKFWMKVIKALARWRWRA, from the coding sequence ATGAGCGGCTTCGAGCAGCTGTTCCCCGGGACGCTGCCCAGGCTGGTGATGTTCGATCTGGACGGTACCCTGATCGATTCAGTCCCCGACCTGGCCGCAGCCGTTGACCGCATGCTGCTCGAACTTGGCCGCCCGGCCGCCGGCCTCGACGCCGTGCGGCACTGGGTAGGCAACGGCGCACCCGTGCTGGTGCGCCGCGCCCTTGCCGGCGGCCTGGACCACGCCACGGTAGACGATGAGCTGGCCGAGCGTGGCCTTGCACTGTTCATGGAGGCGTACGCCGAAAGCCATGATCTGACGGTCGTCTACCCTGGTGTGCGCGAAACCCTGCGCTGGCTGCGCAAGCAGGGTGTGGAGATGGCGCTGATCACCAACAAGCCGGAACGCTTCGTCGCACCCTTGCTCGACCAGATGAAGATCGGCCGTTATTTCCGCTGGATCATCGGCGGCGATACCCTGCCACAGAAGAAGCCCGACCCTGCTGCGTTGCTGTTCGTCATGAAAATGGCCGGCGTCGAGCCTGGCCAGGCGCTGTTTGTGGGGGACTCGCGCAGTGATGTGCTGGCGGCCAAGGCTGCCGGCGTGCAGTGCGTTGGGCTCAGCTATGGCTACAACCACGGCCGGCCGATCGATGAAGAAGCGCCCAGCCTGGTCTTGGGCGATCTGCGCCTGCTGCTGCCTGGTTGCGTAGTCACCGACACTGGGATAACGTTGGCGGACCTTCAAGCCTCACAAGACAGAGAGCCCTCCGTGGTGGTTACCGGCAAATTCTGGATGAAAGTCATCAAGGCCCTGGCCCGTTGGCGTTGGCGCGCCTGA
- the rpe gene encoding ribulose-phosphate 3-epimerase, protein MQPYAIAPSILSADFARLGEDVDKVLAAGADIVHFDVMDNHYVPNLTIGPMVCTALRKYGVTAPIDVHLMVSPVDRIIGDFIEAGATYITFHPEASQHIDRSLQLIRDGGCKAGLVFNPATSLDALKYVMDKVDMVLLMSVNPGFGGQKFIPGTLDKLREARALIDASGRDIRLEIDGGVNVNNIREIAAAGADTFVAGSAIFNAPDYQEVIAKMRAELAQARP, encoded by the coding sequence ATGCAGCCCTACGCTATTGCCCCCTCCATTCTCTCCGCCGATTTCGCCCGCCTGGGCGAGGACGTCGACAAGGTGCTGGCCGCTGGTGCCGACATCGTCCACTTCGACGTGATGGATAACCACTACGTACCCAACCTGACCATCGGCCCGATGGTCTGCACTGCCTTGCGCAAATACGGTGTGACCGCGCCGATCGATGTGCATCTGATGGTCAGCCCGGTAGACCGCATCATCGGTGACTTCATCGAAGCAGGTGCCACCTACATCACCTTCCACCCGGAAGCCTCGCAGCACATCGACCGCTCGCTGCAGCTGATCCGTGACGGTGGCTGCAAGGCCGGCCTGGTGTTCAACCCGGCAACCAGCCTGGACGCGCTGAAATACGTGATGGACAAGGTCGACATGGTGCTGCTGATGAGCGTCAACCCAGGCTTTGGCGGGCAGAAGTTCATCCCCGGCACCTTGGACAAGCTGCGTGAAGCACGGGCGCTGATCGACGCCAGTGGCCGTGATATCCGCCTGGAAATCGACGGTGGGGTCAACGTCAACAATATCCGCGAGATCGCTGCCGCAGGCGCTGATACCTTCGTTGCCGGCTCGGCGATCTTCAACGCGCCGGATTATCAGGAAGTGATCGCCAAGATGCGCGCCGAACTGGCTCAGGCCCGGCCATGA
- a CDS encoding ABC transporter permease — protein MLSPYMSPVERVWFYSLRILCGLILLFLVLPVLVIVPLSFNSGSFLVYPLQGFSLQWYHDFFASAEWMRALRNSVIVAPAATLLAMVFGTLAAIGLTRADFPGKSLVMALVISPMVVPVVIIGVASYLFFAPLGMGNSFISLILVHAVLGVPFVIITVSATLQGFNYNLVRAAASLGASPVVAFRRVTLPLIAPGVISGALFAFATSFDEVVVTLFLAGPEQATLPRQMFSGIRENLSPTIAAAATLLIGFSVVLLLTLEWLRGRSEKLRTQQPA, from the coding sequence ATGCTTAGCCCATACATGTCGCCCGTGGAGCGGGTGTGGTTCTACAGCCTGCGTATCCTTTGCGGCCTGATATTGCTGTTTCTGGTGTTGCCGGTACTGGTGATCGTGCCGCTGTCGTTCAACAGTGGCAGCTTCCTGGTGTATCCACTGCAAGGCTTCTCTCTGCAGTGGTACCACGACTTCTTCGCTTCGGCCGAGTGGATGCGCGCCCTGCGCAACAGCGTCATCGTCGCCCCGGCGGCCACGCTGCTGGCCATGGTGTTCGGCACGCTGGCAGCGATCGGGCTTACCCGCGCCGATTTTCCGGGCAAGTCACTGGTCATGGCGCTGGTGATTTCGCCGATGGTGGTGCCGGTGGTGATCATTGGTGTAGCCAGCTACCTGTTCTTTGCCCCGCTGGGGATGGGTAACAGCTTCATTTCGCTGATCCTGGTGCACGCGGTGCTGGGTGTGCCGTTCGTCATCATCACCGTGTCGGCGACCTTGCAAGGCTTCAATTACAACCTGGTGCGTGCGGCTGCCAGCCTGGGGGCCTCACCGGTGGTTGCGTTTCGCAGGGTCACCTTGCCGCTGATCGCCCCCGGGGTCATCTCGGGAGCGCTGTTCGCCTTCGCTACCTCTTTCGATGAGGTGGTGGTGACGCTTTTCCTCGCCGGGCCAGAGCAGGCCACCCTGCCGCGGCAGATGTTCAGCGGCATTCGCGAGAACCTGAGCCCGACGATTGCAGCGGCGGCAACCTTGCTGATCGGTTTTTCGGTGGTGCTGTTGCTGACCCTGGAGTGGCTGCGCGGGCGCAGTGAAAAGCTGAGGACTCAGCAGCCCGCCTGA